A window of the Nibribacter ruber genome harbors these coding sequences:
- a CDS encoding PKD domain-containing protein, with amino-acid sequence MKRYTAYLATLLLMTFVWSGCEVDDPELAEAPSAEMVSFTTTPTTTNANIINFESTSPGFKSVWDFGDGATAEGTKVSHGYPVKGNYTVKLTIYTSGGSATGSKTVTIANTNPSMLNREDYNFLTGGANQLEGKTWVIDKNSPGHLGIGPIGGTTPEWYTAAPNEKASEGYYDDEMTFVLGNTLSYTYKNNGNTFANGDNAPGIGGTKGADQTVNYTPPTNLTWSISEEGDKKFLIISNGGFIGYYTGVSKYEILSLTENEMYLRSGSAAVAEHAWYQKLVRKGYAPPKPVKEYKAVDIADNFDTPGTFTWKFENIGFNENFDNPAQLPSNTSDKVGRYVRQAGQANEFGNANIQFTHNLDLTKRHVFKVKVFVPSYNDYTTMGGAEDWSPVKTLQKQLSVKLQNSELGGNAYTTQAEVIQQVTQLDQWVELTFDFSAHASRKDFDKIVVQFGGEAHFNPGIFYLDDFRLMP; translated from the coding sequence ATGAAAAGATATACAGCCTATTTGGCCACCCTGTTGCTCATGACCTTTGTCTGGAGCGGCTGCGAGGTAGATGACCCAGAACTAGCGGAGGCCCCCTCTGCTGAAATGGTTTCCTTTACCACCACACCTACCACCACCAACGCCAACATCATCAACTTTGAGTCTACCTCACCGGGCTTTAAGTCTGTGTGGGACTTTGGAGATGGGGCTACCGCTGAAGGTACCAAAGTGTCACATGGCTACCCAGTAAAAGGCAACTACACGGTAAAACTGACCATCTACACATCGGGCGGTTCTGCCACTGGCTCTAAAACCGTGACCATTGCCAATACCAACCCCAGCATGCTAAACCGTGAGGATTATAACTTCTTAACGGGCGGCGCCAACCAGTTAGAAGGCAAGACGTGGGTGATTGATAAAAACTCCCCAGGCCACCTGGGCATTGGGCCAATTGGAGGCACTACGCCAGAATGGTACACGGCTGCGCCCAATGAAAAAGCCAGCGAAGGGTATTATGATGATGAAATGACCTTCGTGTTGGGCAACACCTTGTCTTATACCTACAAAAACAATGGCAACACCTTCGCGAATGGTGACAACGCCCCTGGCATAGGAGGTACCAAAGGCGCTGACCAAACGGTCAACTACACCCCTCCTACCAACCTTACCTGGAGCATCTCTGAAGAAGGCGACAAGAAGTTCCTGATCATCTCCAATGGCGGCTTCATTGGCTATTATACCGGGGTTTCTAAGTATGAGATCCTTTCTTTAACCGAGAACGAGATGTACCTGCGCAGCGGCAGCGCCGCGGTGGCAGAACATGCCTGGTACCAAAAGCTGGTGCGCAAAGGATATGCTCCACCCAAACCGGTGAAGGAATATAAAGCCGTAGACATCGCCGATAATTTTGACACGCCGGGCACCTTTACCTGGAAGTTTGAGAACATTGGCTTCAATGAGAACTTTGACAACCCCGCGCAGCTCCCTTCCAACACGTCAGACAAGGTGGGCCGCTACGTGAGACAAGCTGGCCAGGCCAATGAGTTTGGAAACGCCAACATCCAGTTCACCCACAACCTGGACCTGACCAAGCGCCACGTGTTCAAGGTGAAGGTGTTTGTGCCTAGCTACAATGACTATACCACCATGGGCGGTGCCGAGGATTGGTCTCCAGTGAAAACGCTGCAGAAGCAACTTTCTGTGAAATTGCAAAACTCTGAACTAGGCGGCAATGCTTACACTACCCAGGCAGAAGTGATCCAGCAGGTAACCCAGTTGGACCAGTGGGTGGAGTTGACGTTTGATTTTAGCGCCCATGCGTCTAGAAAAGACTTTGACAAGATTGTGGTTCAGTTTGGCGGCGAGGCTCACTTTAACCCTGGCATCTTCTACCTGGATGATTTCCGGTTGATGCCTTAA